A single Strix aluco isolate bStrAlu1 chromosome 20, bStrAlu1.hap1, whole genome shotgun sequence DNA region contains:
- the PMPCA gene encoding mitochondrial-processing peptidase subunit alpha yields the protein MAVAMAWLRRGAWGPARRYGLAAGRSYSGGGAYPSVSLSCPLPGVPKAVFAAAEGRERFETRVTVLESGLRVASQNKFGQFCTVGLLVNSGSRHEAKYLSGISHFLEKLAFSSTAQFGSKDEILLTLEKHGGICDCQASRDTIMYAVSADTRGLDTVVNLLADVALQPRLSDEEIEMTRMAIRFELEDLNMRPDPEPLLTEMIHAAAYRGNTVGLNRFCPVENTDKIDREVLHSYLRNYYTPDRMVLAGVGIEHEQLVECAKKHLLGAEPVWGSGQTRDVDRSVAQYTGGIVKVEKDMSDVSLGPTPIPELTHIMIGLESCSFLEEDFIPFAVLNMMMGGGGSFSAGGPGKGMFTRLYLNVLNRHHWMYNATSYHHSYEDTGLLCIHASADPKQVREMVEIITREFILMAGAVGEVELERAKTQLKSMLMMNLESRPVIFEDVGRQVLATNTRKLPHELCALISQVKSTDIKRVVTKMLHKKPAVAALGDLTDLPTYEHIQAALSSKDGRLPRMYRLFR from the exons ATGGCGGTCGCCATGGCGTGGCTGCGGCGGGGCGCCTGGGGCCCGGCCCGACG GTACGGGCTGGCGGCCGGTCGGAGCtacagcggcggcggcgcctaCCCCAGCGTGTCGCTGAGCTGCCCGCTGCCCGGCGTGCCCAAGGCGGTCTTCGCGGCGGCCGAGGGGCGGGAGCGGTTCGAGACGCGGGTGACGGTGCTGGAGTCTGGGCTGCGCGTCGCCTCCCAGAACAAATTCGGGCAGTTCTGCACCGTGGGCC TTCTTGTAAATTCGGGATCAAGACACGAAGCGAAATACCTCAGTGGCATCTCTCATTTCTTGGAAAAGCTGGCCTTCTCT TCCACAGCTCAGTTTGGCAGCAAAGATGAAATTCTCCTCACCTTAGAAAAGCATGGGGGCATCTGTGACTGCCAGGCATCAAG GGACACCATCATGTACGCTGTTTCTGCTGACACCAGAGGCCTGGACACAGTGGTCAACTTGCTGGCTGATGTAGCGCTACAGCCCAGACTATCAG atGAAGAAATTGAGATGACTCGAATGGCTATACGATTTGAGCTTGAAGACTTGAATATGAGACCTGATCCAGagcctctcctcacagaaatGATCCATGCG GCAGCCTACAGAGGCAATACAGTTGGACTGAACAGATTCTGCCCAGTGGAAAATACTGACAAAATTGATCGAGAAGTCCTGCATTCGTACCTGCGCAACTATTATACACCAGACAGGATGGTGCTTGCCGGGGTGGGAATCGAGCACGAGCAGTTAGTGGAGTGTGCCAAGAAACACCTGCTTGGAGCGGAGCCGGTGTGGGGCAGCGGGCAGACCAGGGATGTGGACAGATCTGTGGCTCAGTACACAGGAGGCATTGTCAAG GTGGAAAAAGATATGTCAGATGTGAGTCTGGGCCCTACTCCCATCCCAGAACTTACCCACATCATGATTGGGTTAGAAAGCTGCTCATTTTTA GAGGAAGATTTCATTCCCTTTGCGGTATTAAACATGATGATGGGAGGTGGTGGCTCTTTTTCAGCTGGAGGGCCTGGCAAGGGCATGTTCACCCGACTGTATCTCAATGTGCTCAACAG GCACCACTGGATGTATAATGCAACCTCTTACCACCACAGTTACGAGGATACAGGTCTCCTGTGTATACATGCCAGTGCAGATCCAAAACAG GTTCGAGAGATGGTGGAAATCATCACAAGAGAATTCATTCTAATGGCAGGAGCTGTAGGAGAG GTAGAACTTGAGCGAGCGAAGACGCAGCTGAAGTCCATGCTCATGATGAACCTCGAGTCTCGGCCAGTTATCTTTGAAGATGTGGGAAGGCAAGTGTTGGCAACAAACACGAGGAAGCTACCTCATGAGCTCTGTGCCCTGATCA gtCAGGTGAAATCTACTGATATCAAGAGAGTGGTCACTAAGATGCTTCATAAAAAACCAGCAGTGGCTGCGCTGGGTGACTTAACAGATCTGCCCACTTACGAACACATCCAGGCAGCGCTTTCCAGTAAGGACGGGCGACTCCCTCGGATGTACCGGCTCTTCCGATAA
- the ENTR1 gene encoding endosome-associated-trafficking regulator 1 encodes MAAGGLPAAGPAEPNPFSFHEFVRSKARSGEEAGGAHQAARPSPSLGPLLFPDPVPPGEAEDEEEWSGSYQPLAVEQAHLAAAGPTSPSAGSFFCEGAGLAGSEDPSVASVGVPPGLGFHSLRQPSYEELKEENASLRSKINKLQIFSETQADKMRKLEKKLEENKIKEEKEAQDLEAMVQHVEQNLQLMTKRAVKAENNATKLKQENALLQVQLKNYKTENEALRSGQSASLSVVKQNADLALQNLLTVITNSRSSIKQLVSGAESLQLVADLLKSIDRISEMSEEGQ; translated from the exons ATGGCGGCGGGGGGGttgccggcggcggggccggccgagCCCAACCCCTTCTCCTTCCACGAGTTCGTCCGCAGCAAGGCCCGGAGCGGCGAGGAGGCGGGCGGCGCCCACCAG GCGGCACGGCCCAGCCCGAGCCTCGGCCCCCTCTTATTCCCGGATCCGGTGCCGCCCGGAGAGGCGGAGGACGAAGAGGAATGGAGCGGGAGCTACCAGCCCTTGGCCGTGGAGCAGGCCCATCTCGCCGCCGCGGGCCCTACCTCGCCTTCCGCCGGCTCCTTCTTCTGTGAGGGCGCGGGGCTGGCAGGCAGCGAGGACCCGAGTGTGGCCTCCGTCGGAGTTCCCCCGGGGCTGGGTTTTCACTCCTTGAGGCAGCCCAGCTACGAGGAG ctgaAAGAAGAGAATGCCAGTTTGAGAAGCAAGATCAATAAGCTTCAGATTTTCTCTGAAACTCAAGCAGACAA GATGAGGAAGCTTGAAAAAAAGcttgaggaaaacaaaattaaagaagaaaaagaagcgcAGGATTTGGAAGCAATGGTGCAGCACGTGGAACAAAACCTTCAGCTGATGACT AAACGGGCTGTTAAAGCAGAAAACAATGCTAcaaaactgaaacaggaaaatgcGTTACTTCAG GTTCAGCTGAAGAATTACAAGACAGAGAACGAAGCCTTGAGGTCGGGCCAGTCAGCAAGTCTGTCCGTGGTGAAGCAGAACGCAGACCTTGCCTTGCAGAACCTCCTCACGGTCATTACAAACTCCCGCTCCTCAATCAA GCAGCTGGTCTCCGGAGCAGAATCACTGCAGCTCGTCGCTGACCTCCTTAAATCAATAGACAgaatttctgaaatgtcagaagAGGGACAGTAA